In Candidatus Hydrogenedentota bacterium, the following proteins share a genomic window:
- a CDS encoding helix-turn-helix transcriptional regulator: protein MDKQTDTAWTDALRRAINESGETAYALEKKTSVFRGSIMRFARGEQSITLDLADKLAAYLGVTVHYTPRKKGRQS from the coding sequence ATGGATAAGCAAACTGATACGGCATGGACTGACGCTCTGCGTAGGGCGATCAATGAGTCTGGCGAAACGGCGTATGCCCTCGAAAAGAAGACGTCGGTGTTTCGCGGTTCGATCATGCGGTTCGCCCGCGGGGAGCAGAGCATTACGCTTGACCTCGCGGACAAGCTGGCGGCGTACCTGGGCGTGACAGTCCACTATACGCCGCGGAAAAAGGGACGGCAATCATGA